One Thalassotalea sediminis DNA segment encodes these proteins:
- the rsmG gene encoding 16S rRNA (guanine(527)-N(7))-methyltransferase RsmG: protein MSLNEKLEDLVNQSNLSVSEHQLSQLISYVELLNKWNKAYNLTSVRNPEDMLVKHIMDSIMVGPHLKGTNFIDVGTGPGLPGIPLAIMYPEKQFTLLDSLGKRITFLKQVVFQLKLDNVSPLLSRVEAFKPSVPYDGVLSRAFASLEDMVQWCQHLVAKEDGRFFALKGQYPEEELTQLPKGVILADSHEIKVPELVGERHLIELINV from the coding sequence ATGTCGTTAAATGAAAAATTAGAAGACTTAGTTAATCAGAGCAATCTTAGTGTATCTGAGCATCAATTAAGCCAACTTATAAGTTATGTTGAGTTGTTGAATAAATGGAATAAAGCATACAATTTAACATCGGTAAGAAATCCAGAAGATATGTTAGTTAAGCATATTATGGATAGCATCATGGTAGGGCCGCATTTAAAAGGTACTAATTTTATAGATGTAGGTACAGGACCAGGTTTGCCTGGAATACCTTTAGCTATTATGTATCCAGAAAAACAATTTACTCTCTTGGATAGCTTAGGAAAACGCATTACCTTTTTAAAGCAGGTTGTTTTTCAACTAAAACTTGATAATGTATCTCCACTGTTATCACGCGTAGAAGCGTTTAAACCTTCAGTCCCCTATGACGGCGTATTAAGTAGAGCTTTTGCATCATTGGAAGATATGGTGCAATGGTGTCAGCACTTAGTGGCAAAGGAAGACGGACGCTTTTTTGCTTTAAAAGGACAATATCCAGAAGAAGAATTAACGCAATTACCTAAAGGTGTTATATTAGCGGATAGTCATGAAATTAAAGTGCCTGAACTCGTTGGCGAACGTCACTTGATTGAACTAATTAACGTTTAA